One window from the genome of Maylandia zebra isolate NMK-2024a linkage group LG18, Mzebra_GT3a, whole genome shotgun sequence encodes:
- the urod gene encoding uroporphyrinogen decarboxylase translates to MSKQENLILPKDFPQLKNDTFLRAARGEEIEHVPVWCMRQAGRYLPEFRESRAGKDFFETCQSPEACCELTLQPLRRFPFDAAIIFSDILVVPQAMGMDVQMVAGKGPTFPEPLKEPEDLQRLQVKVDTAKELGYVFRAITLTRHKIEGKVPLIGFSGAPWTLMSYMIEGGGSNTHSKAKRWLYQHPEASHMLLKMLTDVIVEYLLGQVAAGAQALQVFESHAGILGPAEFKEFSLPYLRDIARRVKDKLKEAGQDVPMIVFAKDAHYALEELSQSNYEVVGLDWTIDPLSARERIGGKVSLQGNMDPCALYAPKERISDIVKKMLEGFGTRGYIANLGHGVYPDMEPENIGAFVEAVHQHSKQMIKQI, encoded by the exons CCCCAAAGACTTTCCTCAGCTAAAGAACGACACATTCCTGAGAGCGGCACGAGGAGAGGAAAtcgaacatgtcccagtctggTGTATGAGACAGGCTGGCAGATATCTACCAG AGTTCCGTGAGTCCAGAGCAGGGAAGGACTTTTTTGAGACATGTCAGTCACCAGAGGCTTGCTGTGAGCTCACTCTGCAG ccTCTGAGACGTTTTCCCTTTGATGCTGCCATAATCTTCTCTGATATCCTAGTTGTCCCACAG GCCATGGGTATGGATGTCCAGATGGTTGCAGGTAAAGGTCCAACATTTCCAGAGCCTCTGAAGGAGCCAGAGGACCTGCAGCGGCTGCAGGTCAAAGTGGACACTGCCAAAGAACTGGGCTACGTCTTCAGAGCCATCACACTGACCCGACACAAAATTGAGGGCAAAGTGCCACTAATAGGATTCAGCGGGGCTCCG TGGACGCTCATGTCCTACATGATAGAAGGTGGAGGCTCCAACACTCACTCTAAGGCAAAGCGCTGGCTGTATCAGCACCCCGAAGCCAGCCACATGCTGCTGAAGATGCTGACAGATGTGATCGTGGAGTATCTGCTAGGACAAGTGGCAGCTGGAGCTCAG gCACTGCAGGTGTTTGAGTCCCACGCCGGCATTCTGGGACCTGCGGAGTTTAAAGAGTTCTCGCTGCCTTACCTCCGAGACATCGCTCGCCGCGTCAAAGATAAACTGAAGGAGGCAGGACAGGATGTCCCCATG atTGTATTTGCAAAGGATGCTCACTACGCCTTAGAGGAACTGTCTCAGTCTAATTATGAAGTGGTTGGCCTGGACTGGACCATTGACCCACTATCCGCACG GGAACGCATAGGAGGGAAGGTCAGCCTGCAAGGAAACATGGACCCCTGTGCTCTGTATGCTCCAAAG GAGCGCATTTCAGACATCGTGAAGAAGATGTTGGAGGGTTTCGGCACAAGGGGCTACATCGCCAACCTCGGCCACGGCGTTTACCCCGACATGGAGCCGGAGAACATAGGTGCCTTCGTCGAAGCTGTGCACCAGCACTCCAAACAGATGATCAAACAGATATGA